The Methylomarinum vadi genome has a window encoding:
- the kdsA gene encoding 3-deoxy-8-phosphooctulonate synthase, translated as MKLCDFEVGLDQPFFLIAGTCVIESEQMTLDTAGTLKEITAELGIPFIYKSSFDKANRSSLKSFRGLGLEKGLQILEKVKQQLQVPVLTDVHEDTPLAEVAAVVDVMQTPAFLCRQTNFIQAVAAQGKPVNIKKGQFMAPWDMANVVDKAKAAGNDQIMVCERGVSFGYNNLVSDMRSLAVMRDTGCPVVFDATHSVQLPGGQGSCSGGQREHVPVLARAAMAVGISGLFMETHPKPEEALSDGPNSWPLHRMKELLEVLATIDRAVKTSSLIETTL; from the coding sequence ATGAAATTATGTGATTTTGAAGTCGGATTGGATCAGCCGTTCTTCCTGATCGCCGGTACCTGCGTCATCGAAAGCGAACAAATGACATTGGATACCGCCGGCACATTAAAAGAGATCACGGCGGAGCTAGGCATCCCCTTTATCTATAAATCGTCCTTCGACAAGGCCAACCGCTCCTCGCTGAAAAGTTTTCGCGGCCTGGGATTGGAAAAAGGGCTGCAAATTCTGGAGAAGGTGAAACAGCAGTTGCAAGTGCCGGTTTTGACCGATGTGCATGAAGACACGCCGTTGGCCGAGGTTGCTGCGGTCGTCGATGTCATGCAGACGCCGGCCTTTTTATGCCGCCAAACCAATTTCATCCAGGCGGTCGCGGCGCAAGGAAAACCGGTCAACATCAAGAAAGGCCAATTCATGGCGCCCTGGGATATGGCGAATGTCGTGGACAAGGCGAAGGCGGCCGGTAACGATCAAATCATGGTATGCGAGCGAGGCGTCTCGTTCGGCTATAACAATCTGGTGTCCGATATGCGCTCCCTGGCGGTGATGCGCGATACCGGCTGCCCAGTGGTATTCGATGCGACGCATTCGGTGCAGCTGCCGGGCGGGCAGGGCAGTTGTTCCGGCGGCCAACGCGAGCACGTGCCGGTTTTGGCCAGGGCGGCGATGGCTGTCGGGATTTCCGGTTTGTTTATGGAAACGCACCCGAAACCGGAAGAGGCGCTCAGTGACGGCCCGAATTCCTGGCCGCTGCATAGAATGAAAGAATTATTGGAAGTTTTGGCAACAATTGACCGGGCTGTGAAAACAAGCAGTCTGATTGAAACAACTTTATAA
- the eno gene encoding phosphopyruvate hydratase, with product MAEIVNVKAREVLDSRGNPTIEAEVELASGVIGSAMVPSGASTGEREAIELRDGDKSRYLGKGVLKAVDFVNTEIRAAVVGMDAADQAAIDKKMIELDGTENKGRLGANAILGVSMAAAHAAAKEGGVPLYRYLNTSGEFIMPVPMMNIINGGSHADNSVDLQEFMILPVGAPTFREAIRYGAEVFHNLAKVLKSRGLATTVGDEGGFAPNLSSNEEAIEVILEAIEKAGYKAGEDIFLGMDAASSEYFKDGKYVLASEGRSFDSSEMTDFFVDWVEKYPIISIEDGMDENDWDGWKNHTDKLGGKIQLVGDDLFVTNPKILKDGIEKGIANSILIKVNQIGTLSETLEAISTAKAAGYSAVVSHRSGETEDTTIADLVVATGTGQIKTGSLSRSDRIAKYNRLMKIEDELGDKAVYAGRSAFKML from the coding sequence ATGGCTGAAATAGTAAACGTAAAAGCAAGAGAAGTTCTTGATTCGCGCGGTAATCCAACCATCGAGGCAGAAGTCGAACTGGCTTCCGGCGTGATCGGCAGTGCGATGGTGCCGTCCGGTGCGTCGACGGGTGAACGCGAGGCCATCGAATTACGTGATGGCGACAAATCCCGTTATCTGGGCAAAGGCGTGTTGAAGGCGGTCGATTTCGTCAATACTGAAATTCGCGCAGCGGTCGTCGGCATGGATGCGGCCGACCAAGCGGCGATCGACAAGAAAATGATCGAATTGGACGGCACCGAAAACAAAGGCCGTTTGGGCGCGAATGCGATCTTGGGCGTTTCCATGGCGGCCGCTCATGCCGCGGCGAAAGAAGGCGGCGTCCCTTTGTACCGTTACCTGAACACCTCCGGCGAATTCATCATGCCGGTACCGATGATGAACATCATCAACGGCGGTTCTCATGCCGATAACAGCGTGGACCTGCAGGAATTCATGATTCTGCCGGTCGGCGCGCCGACTTTCCGCGAAGCGATCCGTTATGGCGCTGAAGTGTTTCATAATCTGGCAAAAGTTTTGAAATCCCGCGGCCTGGCGACAACCGTTGGCGACGAAGGTGGTTTCGCGCCTAACCTGTCTTCCAACGAAGAAGCGATCGAAGTGATTCTGGAAGCGATCGAGAAAGCCGGTTATAAAGCGGGCGAAGATATTTTCCTGGGCATGGACGCGGCCAGCTCCGAATATTTCAAAGACGGCAAATACGTATTGGCTTCCGAGGGCCGCAGCTTCGATTCTAGCGAAATGACCGATTTCTTTGTCGACTGGGTGGAAAAATACCCAATCATCTCGATCGAAGACGGCATGGACGAAAACGACTGGGACGGCTGGAAAAACCACACCGACAAACTGGGCGGTAAAATCCAGTTGGTTGGCGACGATTTGTTCGTGACCAATCCGAAAATCCTGAAAGACGGCATCGAGAAAGGCATCGCCAACTCGATTTTGATCAAAGTGAACCAAATCGGGACGTTGAGCGAAACCCTGGAAGCCATCAGCACCGCTAAAGCGGCGGGATATAGCGCCGTCGTTTCCCACCGTTCCGGCGAAACCGAGGATACCACCATTGCCGATCTGGTGGTCGCCACCGGCACCGGTCAAATCAAAACCGGTTCGTTGAGCCGTTCCGACCGTATCGCCAAGTACAACCGTCTGATGAAAATCGAAGACGAATTGGGCGATAAAGCGGTCTATGCGGGTCGTAGTGCATTCAAAATGCTATGA
- the ftsB gene encoding cell division protein FtsB, which translates to MKILIAIIILLIVHLQYRLWWGDASIFQIRDYQQRLDRLKKTAQEKKERNDALYAEVLDLRKGDEAIEERARYELGMVKENETFFQVIE; encoded by the coding sequence ATTAAAATTCTCATCGCCATTATTATTTTGCTGATCGTTCACCTGCAATATCGATTGTGGTGGGGGGACGCCAGCATTTTTCAGATCCGGGACTATCAGCAGCGCCTAGACCGGTTGAAGAAAACCGCTCAGGAGAAAAAAGAGCGGAACGATGCCCTTTACGCCGAAGTGTTGGACTTACGCAAAGGCGATGAGGCGATCGAGGAGCGCGCCCGTTACGAGTTGGGCATGGTCAAGGAAAACGAAACTTTTTTTCAAGTCATCGAATGA
- the ispD gene encoding 2-C-methyl-D-erythritol 4-phosphate cytidylyltransferase yields the protein MSRTNNIWAVVPAAGVGKRMQADRPKQYLALAGTTVIEQTLSRLLESEAFTAVAVAISREDPYWPELKISGHPQVITAPGGKERADSVLSALKALQERAAEEDWVLVHDAARPCLTSGDIHHLIDTLQEDDIGGILALSSHDTLKRVDAGTISATIDRSHVWRALTPQMFRYGMLRDALQEAEGNAAVTDESSALEMQGYRPKIVEGRPDNIKITRPEDLALAQFYMEQQ from the coding sequence ATGAGTCGAACGAACAATATCTGGGCTGTCGTACCGGCTGCCGGCGTCGGCAAACGCATGCAGGCTGACAGGCCCAAGCAATATTTAGCGTTGGCCGGGACCACAGTTATCGAACAAACGCTTTCCCGGTTGCTAGAGTCCGAGGCATTTACGGCCGTGGCCGTTGCTATTTCCCGGGAAGACCCCTACTGGCCGGAATTGAAAATCTCCGGTCACCCCCAGGTTATCACCGCGCCGGGCGGCAAGGAACGTGCCGATTCGGTATTGTCCGCGCTGAAGGCTTTGCAAGAGCGGGCGGCGGAAGAGGATTGGGTGTTGGTCCATGATGCCGCCCGGCCCTGCTTGACGAGCGGCGATATTCATCATTTGATCGATACCCTGCAAGAGGATGACATCGGAGGAATTTTGGCGTTGTCGTCCCATGATACGTTGAAACGGGTCGATGCCGGCACTATCAGCGCAACGATCGATCGTAGCCATGTTTGGCGCGCGTTGACGCCGCAAATGTTTCGTTACGGCATGTTGCGTGATGCATTGCAGGAGGCGGAAGGCAATGCGGCGGTAACCGATGAATCGAGTGCATTGGAGATGCAAGGCTACCGGCCGAAAATCGTCGAAGGTCGGCCCGATAACATTAAAATTACGCGTCCGGAAGACTTGGCGCTGGCGCAATTCTATATGGAGCAACAATGA
- the ispF gene encoding 2-C-methyl-D-erythritol 2,4-cyclodiphosphate synthase — protein MIRVGQGYDVHRFKESGDVILGGVKIDYEKGLEAHSDGDVVLHALSDALLGAAALGDIGKHFPDTDPDFKGADSRVLLRHVYGIVREKGYRLVNADITIIAQAPKMAPHIPAMCRNIADDLHSDIDCINVKATTTEKLGFEGRKEGIAVQAVVLIEK, from the coding sequence ATGATCAGAGTGGGACAAGGTTACGATGTACACCGCTTTAAGGAAAGCGGCGATGTCATTCTTGGCGGTGTCAAAATTGATTATGAAAAAGGCCTGGAGGCCCATTCCGACGGCGATGTCGTCTTGCACGCGTTGAGCGATGCCTTGTTGGGCGCCGCGGCATTGGGTGATATCGGCAAACATTTTCCCGATACCGATCCGGACTTCAAGGGGGCGGACAGCCGCGTGCTGTTGCGCCATGTTTACGGCATTGTGCGGGAAAAAGGTTATCGGCTGGTCAATGCCGACATCACCATTATCGCCCAGGCCCCGAAAATGGCGCCGCATATTCCGGCGATGTGCCGAAACATCGCCGACGATTTGCATAGCGATATCGATTGCATCAACGTCAAGGCAACGACGACCGAAAAATTGGGTTTCGAAGGCCGCAAGGAAGGCATTGCCGTGCAGGCCGTGGTATTGATCGAGAAATAA
- the truD gene encoding tRNA pseudouridine(13) synthase TruD, whose translation MQERRDISIPEWPYAWGGPVGTGIIKASADDFIVKETLPFIPEGSGEHVFLWVEKVGENTEYAARVLARCAGIRQRDVGFAGLKDRHARTRQWFSLWLPGMEEPDWSQAETATIKILKTVRHARKLKRGVIAANHFRIRIRNWRGDRVETLRRLEQIGKNGFPNYFAEQRFGRNGQNVNKALALADGKRLKREQRSLYLSAIRSYLFNSILAERVRQDNWNRLLEGDCCQLRHSQSQFWVDDIDDLGLRKRMQDGDINPTGILWGKGEHKEHGRAGVIEKEITGQFPELTELLSQFDLKLDRRAFRAFPGQLQWRYSSPDELEVEFSLSAGSYATALLREMIVIEQTLLNGKAIS comes from the coding sequence TTGCAGGAACGACGCGACATTTCTATTCCGGAATGGCCTTATGCGTGGGGAGGGCCGGTCGGTACCGGCATTATTAAAGCCTCTGCGGATGACTTCATCGTGAAGGAAACCCTGCCTTTTATTCCGGAAGGGAGCGGCGAGCATGTTTTCTTGTGGGTCGAGAAAGTCGGCGAAAACACCGAATACGCCGCCCGTGTATTGGCCCGTTGTGCCGGCATCAGGCAACGGGATGTCGGTTTCGCCGGCTTGAAAGACCGCCATGCGCGTACCCGGCAATGGTTTAGCCTTTGGTTGCCGGGCATGGAGGAACCGGATTGGTCCCAGGCCGAAACCGCAACGATAAAAATACTAAAAACCGTCAGGCATGCCCGAAAACTAAAACGCGGCGTTATCGCGGCCAATCATTTTCGAATTCGGATCAGAAACTGGCGGGGTGACCGAGTCGAAACGCTACGACGGTTGGAACAGATCGGCAAGAACGGCTTCCCGAACTATTTTGCCGAACAGCGCTTCGGCCGTAACGGCCAGAATGTCAACAAAGCGTTGGCGTTGGCCGATGGAAAACGGCTTAAACGGGAGCAGCGTAGTCTTTATTTATCGGCGATTCGCTCGTATTTGTTCAATTCGATATTGGCGGAAAGAGTCCGTCAAGATAATTGGAACCGGTTGCTGGAAGGGGACTGTTGTCAATTGCGCCATAGTCAAAGCCAGTTTTGGGTGGATGATATTGATGACCTTGGATTGCGTAAACGGATGCAGGACGGCGATATCAATCCGACCGGTATATTGTGGGGAAAAGGGGAGCATAAAGAGCATGGCCGGGCAGGTGTGATCGAAAAAGAGATTACCGGGCAGTTTCCGGAATTAACCGAGTTATTGAGTCAATTCGATTTAAAGCTTGATAGAAGGGCGTTTCGCGCCTTTCCCGGACAGCTGCAGTGGCGTTACTCAAGCCCTGATGAATTGGAAGTCGAATTCAGCTTGTCGGCAGGTAGCTACGCCACGGCATTATTGAGAGAAATGATTGTGATTGAGCAAACTTTGTTGAACGGCAAAGCGATCTCTTAG
- the ylqF gene encoding ribosome biogenesis GTPase YlqF yields MQIQWYPGHMHKANQEIKQTLPQIDLIIEVLDARIPFSSQNPMLSTLRGDKPCIRVLNKNDLADPERTKEWQDYLEREHGVKTLAVTTHQPDKVKQIIELCGKMLPSKSAAHKVIHTMIVGIPNVGKSTIINILVGRVIAKTGNEPAVTKRQQRINLPGNIVLSDTPGVLWPNVENKHSGYRLAATGAIKDTAISHDDVAFYTAEYLLENYSRLLLDRFQLERLPTSEIELMEMIGKKRGCLRAGKQVDLDKTAKILLTELRSGALGRITLETPAMMAAELIELAAIRERKAAKKAARKRKWKEKN; encoded by the coding sequence ATGCAGATTCAGTGGTACCCTGGTCACATGCACAAGGCCAACCAGGAAATCAAACAAACCCTGCCCCAGATCGATTTGATTATCGAAGTACTGGATGCGCGCATCCCCTTCAGTAGCCAAAATCCAATGTTGTCGACACTACGTGGCGATAAACCCTGCATTCGGGTACTGAATAAAAATGACCTCGCCGACCCCGAGCGAACCAAGGAATGGCAAGACTATTTGGAACGGGAACACGGCGTCAAAACGCTGGCCGTCACGACCCATCAGCCTGATAAGGTCAAACAGATTATCGAATTGTGCGGCAAAATGCTGCCCAGCAAAAGTGCCGCTCATAAAGTCATCCATACCATGATCGTGGGCATCCCCAATGTCGGAAAATCCACCATCATCAACATCCTGGTCGGCCGAGTAATTGCGAAAACCGGCAACGAACCGGCCGTCACCAAACGCCAACAGCGTATCAACCTGCCTGGCAATATCGTCTTGTCCGACACACCGGGCGTACTGTGGCCTAATGTCGAAAACAAACATAGCGGTTATCGCCTGGCCGCCACCGGAGCGATCAAGGATACCGCGATAAGCCATGACGATGTCGCGTTTTACACCGCCGAATATCTTTTGGAGAACTATTCCCGATTACTATTGGATCGTTTTCAACTGGAACGATTGCCGACTTCTGAAATCGAGTTAATGGAAATGATCGGCAAAAAACGCGGCTGTCTGCGCGCCGGCAAACAGGTCGATCTGGATAAAACGGCGAAAATCTTGCTGACGGAATTAAGGAGCGGTGCCTTGGGCCGCATCACACTGGAAACCCCGGCCATGATGGCAGCGGAGTTGATCGAACTGGCGGCGATACGCGAACGTAAAGCGGCAAAAAAAGCCGCGCGTAAGCGCAAGTGGAAAGAGAAAAATTGA
- a CDS encoding methyltransferase has protein sequence METVLRVPQGEFTLQRLPLLSKDNLRAWDAADEYLLQESDALNMAEDARIVVLNDSFGALAVALNAYRPTAISDSWLSQQATRINLEANDICSDQAALLTSLQQPRQPVDYLLVKIPKTLALLEYQLILLRPWLHDRSLLIAAGMIKNLPSSVWALFERLLGPVTTSLAKKKARLLHVRPSADVDLPQNPYPVYYRLENTDLMICNHANVFSRESLDIGTRFLLQHLPDHSQYRDFIDLGCGNGVVGLMLARKHSQARLRFIDESFMAVASAEENFTRAFTGKRRAEFITTDCLKGVAAQSADCIVCNPPFHQQHAIGDHIAWQMFKQSWRVLRPGGELRVVGNRHLAYHTSLKKLFGRYELVASNKKFVILSAVK, from the coding sequence ATGGAAACTGTGCTGCGGGTTCCACAGGGCGAATTCACCCTGCAACGCTTGCCACTATTATCTAAGGATAATTTGCGGGCATGGGATGCGGCCGATGAATATTTGTTACAGGAATCGGATGCGTTGAACATGGCTGAAGATGCACGAATTGTGGTGTTAAATGACAGTTTCGGTGCCTTGGCCGTGGCGTTGAACGCCTACCGGCCCACGGCAATATCTGATTCCTGGCTGTCGCAACAGGCCACCCGCATCAATTTAGAGGCTAATGATATCTGCAGCGATCAGGCAGCATTGTTGACCAGCCTGCAACAACCGCGACAGCCTGTCGATTATCTGTTGGTTAAAATCCCCAAGACCTTGGCGTTGCTGGAATATCAATTGATTCTGCTGCGCCCTTGGTTGCACGATCGCTCGCTTTTGATCGCGGCAGGCATGATTAAAAATTTACCCTCATCGGTCTGGGCGCTGTTCGAGCGTTTGTTGGGACCGGTGACGACGTCCTTGGCGAAAAAAAAGGCGAGGTTGCTGCATGTAAGGCCATCCGCGGACGTTGATCTCCCGCAAAATCCATATCCGGTTTATTATCGATTGGAAAATACCGATCTGATGATTTGTAACCACGCCAATGTTTTCTCCCGCGAAAGTCTCGATATCGGCACGCGTTTTCTGTTGCAACATTTGCCGGATCATTCGCAATACCGCGATTTCATCGATTTGGGTTGCGGCAACGGAGTCGTTGGATTAATGCTGGCGCGAAAGCATTCGCAGGCGCGGTTGCGCTTTATTGACGAATCGTTCATGGCGGTGGCGTCAGCCGAGGAAAACTTTACCAGAGCATTCACCGGCAAGCGTCGAGCCGAGTTTATCACAACCGATTGCCTTAAGGGTGTTGCAGCCCAATCGGCGGATTGTATTGTTTGCAATCCCCCTTTTCATCAACAGCACGCCATAGGCGATCATATCGCCTGGCAAATGTTCAAACAATCCTGGCGGGTGTTGCGCCCGGGGGGTGAGTTACGGGTCGTCGGTAACCGGCATCTGGCCTACCATACGAGTTTGAAAAAATTGTTCGGTCGTTACGAGTTGGTCGCTTCCAATAAAAAGTTTGTCATTTTATCGGCCGTCAAATGA